GAATATCTTGTTATAGAAGGTAAAGAGGCATTAAATGAACTTGATATTTCCGAAGAGTGGGCTGATGCACTATATGAAATTGCAAAGGAAAACATAGAATTAACCAATGTTAAAGTAGAGGGAGTATTAACGCTAACTACTACGGATGCCGAAGGTATTAAAAAAATTAAAAATGCCATTAAAACAGGATTAAAAGCTAACCCTTATGAGGATGTAGAAGTTGATATAAAATACATAGGAGCTCCCCACTATAGAATTGAAATAAAATCACCAGATTATAAAAGTGGTGAAGAAGTTTTAAAAATTGTTTCAAATTCTGCAATAGACTATATTAAAAAGAATAATGGAGACGGTAGTTTTATTAGAGAAAATGCTTAATTTCATTATATATAATATTATATAATGGCATATAATCTTATTCTCTATTTTAATTTATTCATTTATAGTCAATCTTCGAACAATTTCAGTATCGTATAATTAAATAGTTATAAAATCTCAATGATATGATGTAGAAACATATAAATCTACTAAATATTTTGGGGCGGATAATGGACAGTTTTTGAAGATTAACTATATTGGCACATAAAAATTTAAAACATAAAAGAGGGCGAAAATTTGCGTATGAAAAAATGTCCAAACTGTAAAAATTATACATTAAATACTATTTGTCAATGCGGTGAAAAAACCATCACAGTTAAACCACCAAGATATTCTCCAACGGATAAATATGGAAAATATAGAAGAATGCTAAAAAAATCAATTAAACAATAAAACATTTATATTATTAGATTAATTACTAATTACTAATTATCGTAGGATATTGTGGAACTATGGAGGATAGCAGTTCATTAATAAAAAGGTGCAATGAATATTTAACGGAGCTCCAACAATTCAGAGAATATTTGTTGGAATTAAGGGCAAATAAAACAAACATAGATAAATCCACATATGATGAAATTACCAATAAACTAAAAGAAAATTTAGAGATTTTAGAAGATTTAAAGGAAAAAATGGAAATTTGCGGATTTGATACCCCATATATGGGAGTTGGAACTCTAAAAGGCTGTGATGATAGCGATATTTATGAAATAAAAAATTATTCTTCACATCTAA
The window above is part of the Methanococcus aeolicus Nankai-3 genome. Proteins encoded here:
- a CDS encoding RNA-protein complex protein Nop10; its protein translation is MRMKKCPNCKNYTLNTICQCGEKTITVKPPRYSPTDKYGKYRRMLKKSIKQ